In Paenibacillus sp. FSL M7-0420, a single genomic region encodes these proteins:
- the allB gene encoding allantoinase AllB: MKEEGYELIIRNGQVVLPGEVRRLEIGVKDGKIAALGEVLQASSGTRILDAAGQYVLPGMIDMHVHFNEPAFGHWEGFRSGSAALAAGGCTCYADMPLNGNPPTVNLEALRLKAEAAAGNSAVDYVLWGGLVPGNLEELEGLAAAGVTGFKAFISNPGGEGEGRFREVDDDTLYQGMLRIAATGGILALHAESEAMTSALGAAALRAGRSGARDFAASRPPEAELEAVARALLYSERTGCKLHFVHISTAAALELIHEAKLRGLDVTAETCPHYLVLDEDSMETLGALAKCAPPLRSSSERERLWAALAAGQVDLVASDHSPCPPELKLAPGLSFMEAWGGISGAQSSLELMFHEGVHVRGLPVTQISALLSGLPARRFGLDGRKGSITPGLDADLVLLDPDAAYTLRAEDLLYRHRHSPYVGMTLSCKVTATICRGNIVYTAAEGIVAGSGGEWLRIRHSQPGL, encoded by the coding sequence ATGAAGGAAGAAGGTTATGAGCTTATCATCAGGAACGGACAGGTGGTCCTGCCCGGAGAAGTCCGCAGGCTTGAGATCGGGGTGAAGGATGGCAAAATCGCTGCACTGGGCGAAGTCTTACAGGCATCGTCCGGGACCAGAATTCTGGATGCGGCAGGACAATATGTGCTGCCCGGCATGATCGACATGCATGTTCACTTCAATGAGCCTGCGTTCGGTCACTGGGAGGGCTTCCGCAGCGGGTCGGCTGCTCTTGCGGCCGGCGGCTGCACCTGTTATGCGGATATGCCGCTGAACGGGAATCCGCCGACAGTGAATCTGGAGGCGCTCCGGCTGAAGGCGGAGGCCGCAGCGGGGAACTCGGCGGTGGATTATGTGCTATGGGGCGGACTGGTGCCCGGGAATCTGGAAGAGCTGGAGGGACTGGCGGCAGCGGGCGTTACCGGGTTCAAGGCGTTCATCTCGAATCCTGGCGGTGAAGGCGAGGGCCGGTTCCGTGAGGTGGACGATGATACCCTGTATCAGGGGATGCTCCGGATCGCCGCAACCGGCGGGATTCTCGCCCTGCATGCGGAGAGTGAAGCGATGACCTCGGCGCTGGGTGCGGCTGCCCTCCGTGCGGGCCGCAGCGGTGCGCGTGATTTTGCCGCTTCGCGTCCGCCGGAAGCGGAGCTGGAGGCTGTAGCCAGGGCGCTGCTGTACAGTGAGCGGACCGGCTGCAAGCTGCATTTCGTCCATATCAGCACAGCGGCAGCTCTGGAGCTGATTCATGAGGCCAAGCTGCGCGGCCTGGATGTGACCGCAGAGACCTGTCCCCATTATCTCGTCCTGGATGAAGACAGTATGGAGACCCTCGGAGCGCTGGCCAAATGCGCTCCGCCCCTGCGCAGCAGCAGTGAACGGGAGCGGCTATGGGCGGCACTTGCTGCGGGGCAGGTGGATCTGGTCGCCTCCGATCACTCCCCCTGTCCGCCTGAATTGAAGCTGGCGCCCGGGCTGTCCTTCATGGAAGCCTGGGGCGGAATATCGGGAGCGCAGAGCAGTCTGGAATTGATGTTCCATGAAGGTGTTCATGTACGAGGCCTGCCGGTTACGCAGATCTCGGCGCTGCTCTCCGGGCTTCCTGCCCGGCGGTTCGGGCTGGACGGGCGCAAGGGCTCCATCACACCGGGGCTGGATGCCGATCTGGTGCTGCTTGATCCAGATGCAGCTTATACCCTGCGTGCAGAGGATCTGTTGTACCGCCACCGGCATAGTCCCTATGTCGGAATGACCTTATCCTGCAAGGTAACGGCAACGATCTGCCGGGGCAATATAGTCTATACTGCTGCGGAAGGCATTGTTGCCGGCAGCGGAGGAGAATGGCTGCGGATCAGGCACAGCCAGCCGGGGCTATGA